From the genome of Solanum dulcamara chromosome 12, daSolDulc1.2, whole genome shotgun sequence:
ataaagctttcattgaaataacttaaaaCTCATGATcacatctcataaatcatactcgAATCTAGCATATAGcttgggtcattgaaattcaacttgaaatcatgaaatataatgtgaattgtgcataattaggctaatagtattgatacataacataatcATGAAGACCCAGTGaagatcatgaaattaggggttttaattgaagaaatcataagaaaatttgagaaaagaatctttgggattccatgggtaaaaagtaaccatggatgaagtcccacataccttgacctttttgagccctaaattgaagagaataGAAGATTTACCTTGAAAAGAAATCCTTTGAAttgcttgatgaagaagaagactcttgagagaaaacttgggagtgaaaattttgtgattttgggaattatggtgagaatgagaggatTAGGGAATTAAGCTTAGTTaataggtaagaatctagtCTCAAACaccgtccacattcattaatgaaatatagaaatgaccaaaataacccccACTTAAAACTGAATCCGAAACTTAGGACGAACCATCACCACAGACCGTTATGGACAATACGATCCATGATACCCTCCGTGGTGAGGGACATAGCATTTTGAAAAAAGAGGTTTTGAAAGGTTTCCCACCATGATCTGTTATGGACAATACAACCCGTGGTGATCGTCCGTGATGTTGGACATGGGCTAAAGTCTGAAGGTCTCTGGGGAGGTGTCCACCACGAAGGGCACTACAGCTCGTGGTGCCCAACACGGCCCATAGTACCTATCATAGACCCTTCCCTACAGGGTCTAAATTTCTAAATCTTCACCACGGCAACATGCCACGAACCTTGGTGAGGAATACGATCTGTGATGGCCGtcatggtcatcacctggtgccagaAATTACATTTTTCTGagaattcatcttttgaacctcgTGTTAGCTTACAATTTATTTCTAAACCTATGTACATAGTTTCTATACCCCATATTGCATTCCTCAAGGATGAAATAACATGCTGGAACGTATTATATTGATTTTAACATGCTAAAACTATAAcacctatagacatgatttctattaATATGGTATGTTGAATAATATATCAATCATATAAGCATGATTTCTGATTAAAgaacattttgaaatatttgttaaAAAACTGTAAGCATGATTCCTAACTGAATAACATGctgaattattaaaaaatcataTGAACTTGTTtactgtaatttttttttgatatgctGAATATATTAAAGTAAGTAAATCTTATAGACATGACCCTTTAttaatgtattaaaaatatttatcaagcTTATGTACGTAATACTGAGTGATTAACaatctatatctatatatctatctatatatatatagagagagaataaCTGATCATTTTAAATTAGTAACATAATTAGATTTTAGCAAGACAAATATGAACACATAAAAAGTTAGGCAGATTATTAACAACTATTTAAGCCACTAAAAAGAATTAGATTTACCCCTTTTAAAGAATGCATGACAATGATAGATGATCAGTCGAATACTTATGAACTAGGCCTATTAAATCAcacttaaattattatttaagccTAATTTCGAGTGCGAAGATAAAGGCATGATTTTAATAACTAGGATTAGTTAACTCTTATAAGCGTATTTATCTAGCACACACACATaaattacatcaaaataaaaaaaaatacaagtagcaCGTACGTTTTCCTCGCTTCTAGTCAGTTCCCaagttatttattatatatataacaaagtTTGTATACGGATTATTAGAAAAACCAAAAGAGGCAAGTAAATAAAAGTATACATAAGATTTTCAGAAATCCAAAATGAAACTAAATGAATCCAGAAAGCCCCCTCCCCAGCAAACTCTTCTCATCTTGAATTTCATGGTCAAAACCTGACAAACATAAAGAAAACATAGACGAGCCCTATACGAGATAACAAGACATAGATATATACTATGATAtttagaagaaaagagagaagagaatACAAACAACTATCACATATAGAGGGAGATTGAGAATTGACCTGGACGCTTCTATATAACAATTAAAGTAAGAATGTATGCATGAACTAAAATTAATATGTTAAGTAACACTAGCCAGTCAGCAGAAGTTTATTAATAAGAAATCCATATGTAGTAGTGAGCGAAGTTAGCAGTGATGCACAAAATCCAGTAGCAAAGCAAAGTAGACAGGAGGCAGAAAAATAGAACTCAAGAGTGTAAAGGTTGTGTCCAGTGATCAAGTATGTATAAAATGTCCCAATAATGACTAAGAAACCTTTCTTATATAGGAATGAATAGAAGGCATTGTAAGAGGGAATAGAATCAATTAAGCATGATTCATGGGAAGTCTTTTTCCTTAATCCCATAAAGAAAATCAATTAGGCAGAAATTAAGCAACATTTACTATAGTGGGAACAAGTAAGAAAtcaaagaaatcaaaattagaGTTGTAACAAATATCAATTATATATgctttgaaaagaaaaattgatcAAGGAATATTACATCTTTCCATAATTATTTTCGGAATCATGTAatcaattaataaattaaattatacataGAATTAGGCCAAACACATCAGTTGCTCTAATTCAAAAGAATAGTAGGATCAATTAAGAGCATGAAATATGCAGAAATCAATGGATGATCAATATCATACTACAATTACTCAACATATTGCAGTAGCAACAAGGTCCATTTGGTCTTAAAACCAATCAGGCCCATAAATAAACTAATAATGCTAAAAACTATTTACAGGTATGTTCCTAATCTTTGGGATGATATCCTGCCTGgctacttatttattttcttgttaaTAAGCTCTGTCTCCCTAAAAACTATTTTGCACCAAATGATATAAACCTTATTATTGCTCGCCCTTTTGTTTGTCAGCTGAAGTTATGAGGTCATTGAACATACCTCGGGGAGTGAAACGTGTTCTTTTGCGAACATTAAACACAGACAGGTGCTTGTTGTGTGTCCATTGAAGGCATTAACTTGTTTCAAGCCTGCTAAAACTACGTACATAAGTTGTTTATTATGTCATGTCATTTGGTGTTGAATGTATATTGTGAACATAAACAGGAGGCTCATGTACAAGAAAGAATTTGATTCCTCCTATGCTGCATTAACCTCAGATGGAGCAGAGTATTTGGTCCAGAATACTGACATCAAACTCGTCGGTGTTGATTACTTATCTGTTGCCATTAATCCGAAGGATGAGCTCGTTAAAGTTCATCAATTACTTCTGGATCCTAAAGTAAGTCCATATGCctaatttgattgagttttaagTTTTGTGCACCTCCACGAGATAGTTTTAAGGGCtatgtacactctaccctccctaaACCACACTTGTGAGATTTTACAGGGTATGTTATTGCGCTGGTCGTAATAGATCGACTTTCATGCTAGTTCTTGCTCCAGCATGAAAGTTCCATTTCAgggctgttgttgttgttgttattaagtATATATAAATTCATTTTATATTATCAGTTTAAGTTGACCTATATAAAAATAACTCTATATAGCAAACCTAATCTATAATTTGGAAAATTGAGTAATATCCTATTTGAGTGTCTGTTAGTAGGAGTGTACAAAAATTGAACCGACCAATAAATCTAACCGAAAAAAATGCTATTGAGTTATTGGGTTCTTGATggttttatgaaaaaaaattatcaagttATCGGTTCATTATTGGTTTTAGTATTCGATTATTGGGTAAATCGATAATCCATTAAGACATTAGTATTGTACTACTTTACtcttcataaatattaaatattactaataatttaacataataGTATGCTACAGTCTTCACAGTACTTCTACTTCACACTAGACCGCTTTAGTCTTTACACAAAACCTAAAGATTAAAGTAAGAACTAAGATTGTTCAAGATTGTCTTGTTTGACTGCTtggttttagttttagttttactTTATAATTGTAGCTTTTGCAAGTTCGTGAACGTATATAATTTGGTTAACATTAGAAATTCCATATTATGTTTTGGTCGTAAACTGTAATTGTAGCCTTCGTACTACATATGCTCTTATTGATGCAAtttcttattatcttttttGTTTCAGTATATCAAAGCATTTACAGGCTTACCGGAAACTATTAGAGAAGTGTGAactcatatatttattttatgagcatttttttATTGGGTAAACCAAAAATCGAACCGTTAACGATCAAAAActgataaaaaatatcttattgatttagCGTATTTAAAAACCGAAAATAGATAAATCGAACCGATAATATATAAAACCGAACCGATCGATGCACACCCTATTGTCTGTAGTCGGTTAAATTGAACAGATGGAGTGAAAATCTTTTACATTTTTGGTGTATAAAACCTAAAAGTTGATGTGGTTACCTGTAAGATTCAAAACCCATTTGTTAAAGATTGTCAATAAGTTGCTTGTTAGTACCAGCTGCATATTATCTACTAAGTTAACTTGCTACATTTCCTTGAGCACCAACTCTTACTTTCTTAGAATTCTTAATGGGGACTTCCTTTGTTGTGTTTGTTTATCTATGTTCTTACTTGGTCACTAACTGTAAGGATTCTTTAAATATGCATCAGGATATTATTCCAGTGGAAGGCCTCAAGCTCGATGATGCAGTCCCGGGAGTTTACACAAGTCACTGTCTACCCTTTAGGCTGGTTCATGGAGATGGTTCACCTACCAGGTGCATCCTCTTCCAGTGATGATGTCAAGACAACTGATAGTTTCATCGAAAAAggaaaattccaaaaatttCGACCGGTTACGTTAACTTAGAATTTCCAAGAAACTGCTAAGGGGAATTCGATTCCTTTAGCTTGTCTACCCATGGGCTTATGTAAATTTCTTTCAGGGTACTAACAAAAATGAATGAAGAGATGGTTCTGATGTTTATTCACATTACATGGCTGCACTGCTAGAGTGGATTCACAAAAAGTTATGGATTTACTTCTACAAGAGTGACATTCACAAATAGTGTAAGTAGTACTATTTTGGCTTAGCAGCATTTTAAGTCATAATAAAGCTGAGAATGCGGAGTCAATCTCTTCCTCACTTGGCGTGGATTTTGCACATTCTAAAATTTATGAGGATAAGAGAAAGGGCACTAACAGCAAGAATCGAATCCAAAAATATAGTGGAAATAAGCAATAAATGAAAAAGTATAAGAGATTAGAAGGGGAGAAGAAGgacaattttattattaatccTAGTAGCACCATATTTCCAATATCAGAATTTAAAACTgttcttaaaattaaaaaatgaggTGCTAAAATTGTGTGAGAGAGGCTCGAACTCTCGACCTCAGGATTACTATGCatgcatacatacatacatacatacatacatacttGCCTATCAAATTAACCAACAAAAACTTACAGCTATTAGCTAACAGAGCCTTTTGCCTTTTAATATGTGATGGTAACCTAAATAGTCTTACTGTTAATTGCTTTTGTAAATTGCGACAAGTGAGAATGGCAATGTAGGGTTGTTGAAAATCGAAtcgaaattaataatttaaatcgAAAAAAGTTTTAGTTATTGGCTATGGATTATTGATGTAGCAATTTTGAtaatgattttgatttttttgtataCTGGGTTATCGGTTCTTAATAATTTGAGGTTTTTCATAAGGGGTTCACTGATAATCCGATAGTAATATTTATACCAATTCGGTATATAAAGTCCTTGACTTAGGGTTTCGtttcatactttttttttctgattgtCTCAAATTCTCGGTTATTCTACAAGGTGACATTGTTTTCTTTTGAGCAAGATGCAATCTATCGACTGATTTGCATGATTCATTTGGTTTTTCACTTTGTTTCTAAGtgattttcaatgattttttttaattttcaaatctTAATGGTTAAATTGATAACCAAATTGATAATGATCAATAAACGATAGTCAATATCTTAATGGTTCTATAATGGTTTAGCATGTCTACAAACTAATAATCGATAAGTTAAATCGATAAACTTCAAAATCAAAACAAACCGATCGATACACAACCTTATGCCAATGTAGTCATATTTTGGAGTGACAAATGGGCATGTTAAGTTGGATATGGGCTGATCGAAAATGAGTCAAGTGAAAATggataaatttatgttttaaaacTGCCTTTGATAAAAGTGATTAACCTATAAACTTATGTTTTAAAACTGCCATTTTTAAATAGTGATTAACCTATAAACTTATGTTTTAAAACTGCCTTTTTGAAACAGTGATTAACCAatgcaaaaaaaagaagaaggaatttttaatggaaaaaaaaaacagtttAATCGAAATATTGACTTTCCTTGTAAGAGGTGTACAACAGGACTTTAGGGACGTT
Proteins encoded in this window:
- the LOC129875707 gene encoding cyclase-like protein 3, whose translation is LSAEVMRSLNIPRGVKRVLLRTLNTDRRLMYKKEFDSSYAALTSDGAEYLVQNTDIKLVGVDYLSVAINPKDELVKVHQLLLDPKDIIPVEGLKLDDAVPGVYTSHCLPFRLVHGDGSPTRCILFQ